A region from the Kribbella shirazensis genome encodes:
- a CDS encoding AIPR family protein: MNKPPIKVRHMIDRLEKDFRPFIDMSDLGQRSVEDTIQEFRTRALTAMTIQDLTDCSPEEAASGVIDGFDDQGIDGIAVDLGYPHLWIVQTKWSDRGRATLEQQAVLKLHRGVQMLRDGEYDEFNSKFQKLADLVDVAIGTPGLRVTIVIALLGEARIAAQVRRDLDRTVAQLNEPSPLADLEVRGFDDFYRIVESGVTGAKVDLNVRLENYGHLTEPYQAYYGTLPVVDVAEWYTEYGERLFARNIRHSLGLTEVNHQLRTTLHDEPEHFWYFNNGITVLCKGLEKTYRGSSTLAGDFHLTGVSVVNGAQTVKSIHEAQRIDAEKSKAGRVWVRLISLQDCPPDFDNSITQATNTQNQVEARDFVSLDENQIRLRRDFALSLQKTYVVKRGEPDPEPENGCSVVEAARALACAQPDASFAARAKQDSAVLWETGPQGTYKALFNSRLTAHRTWRSVLLYREIVGHLQAEADDREGRAGLVATHGDLLVAHLVFQQLDLKDADDPDVDWPDRLSMAVDLIGGTLDWLTHHVETAYGGGFIPSVFRDSQRCITLASLVLQSIDAGGDAPETSEPEQDTRQRRTNAVIVLVDSGRIADGAALEFRPGTGPERVALSPWLAEDPRRAQATWVNNRGAPLLWAADGRRYSPSGLAKHMLRQVGVATKAVQGTSRWYLPGEGSLVQLANEVRG; the protein is encoded by the coding sequence GTGAACAAGCCGCCCATCAAGGTCCGTCACATGATTGATCGACTTGAGAAAGACTTCAGGCCATTCATCGATATGTCAGACCTAGGTCAGCGTTCCGTAGAAGATACGATTCAGGAATTCCGCACCCGAGCATTGACCGCGATGACGATACAAGACCTGACCGACTGTAGCCCCGAGGAAGCTGCGAGTGGCGTCATTGACGGGTTCGATGATCAGGGCATCGACGGCATTGCTGTTGATTTAGGCTACCCACATCTATGGATCGTGCAGACCAAATGGAGCGACAGAGGTCGAGCAACCCTGGAACAACAGGCGGTGCTCAAGCTGCACCGCGGAGTGCAAATGCTTCGGGACGGCGAGTATGACGAGTTCAACTCGAAGTTCCAGAAGCTCGCCGATCTTGTAGACGTCGCCATTGGCACCCCCGGTCTGCGGGTTACGATCGTCATTGCCCTGCTGGGCGAAGCGCGTATCGCAGCGCAGGTGCGACGCGATCTCGATCGAACAGTCGCACAGCTAAATGAGCCATCACCGCTGGCAGACCTCGAAGTCCGAGGATTCGATGACTTTTATCGGATCGTTGAATCGGGTGTGACAGGGGCGAAGGTTGACCTCAACGTTCGCTTGGAGAATTACGGTCATCTCACGGAGCCGTACCAAGCGTACTACGGCACGCTGCCTGTCGTGGATGTTGCGGAATGGTACACCGAGTACGGAGAGCGCCTCTTTGCGCGTAACATTCGTCACTCCCTCGGATTGACCGAAGTAAATCATCAACTGCGTACGACGCTTCATGACGAGCCAGAACACTTCTGGTATTTCAACAATGGAATTACCGTTCTTTGCAAAGGCCTTGAGAAGACATACAGGGGATCGTCGACTCTCGCGGGAGATTTTCATCTGACAGGTGTCAGTGTGGTGAATGGAGCTCAAACCGTCAAGAGCATCCATGAAGCGCAGAGGATCGATGCGGAAAAAAGCAAGGCTGGGCGGGTCTGGGTTCGATTGATCTCGCTGCAGGATTGTCCTCCGGATTTTGACAATTCAATCACGCAGGCGACGAATACCCAGAACCAAGTCGAGGCGCGGGATTTCGTATCTTTGGATGAGAATCAGATTCGACTTCGACGCGATTTCGCGTTGTCTCTCCAAAAGACATACGTGGTGAAGCGCGGCGAGCCTGATCCTGAACCAGAGAACGGGTGTTCTGTCGTTGAGGCGGCACGAGCTCTTGCGTGCGCTCAACCTGACGCGTCGTTCGCCGCTCGAGCCAAACAGGACAGCGCTGTCCTCTGGGAAACCGGTCCGCAGGGTACATACAAGGCCTTGTTCAATTCGAGACTCACGGCTCACCGGACTTGGCGTTCCGTTCTCCTCTACCGAGAGATCGTGGGTCACCTGCAAGCCGAGGCCGATGATCGCGAAGGTCGAGCTGGCCTGGTTGCAACGCATGGCGATCTTCTTGTCGCACATCTCGTATTCCAGCAGCTCGATCTCAAAGACGCCGACGATCCCGATGTCGACTGGCCGGATCGGCTGTCGATGGCAGTCGATCTGATCGGTGGAACATTGGACTGGCTCACTCACCATGTCGAGACTGCCTACGGTGGTGGCTTCATACCTTCGGTGTTCCGCGACTCGCAGCGATGCATAACTCTTGCCTCACTTGTTCTGCAATCGATCGATGCCGGCGGTGATGCACCAGAGACTTCAGAACCAGAGCAGGACACACGGCAGCGAAGGACGAATGCCGTTATCGTCCTCGTGGACTCAGGGCGAATTGCGGACGGCGCGGCACTCGAGTTCCGCCCTGGAACCGGACCGGAGCGAGTGGCTCTTTCACCATGGTTGGCGGAAGACCCTCGCCGAGCGCAAGCCACCTGGGTGAACAACCGCGGCGCGCCGCTTCTGTGGGCTGCCGATGGGCGCCGTTACTCACCTAGCGGTCTTGCCAAGCACATGCTGCGACAGGTCGGCGTTGCTACTAAGGCGGTACAGGGCACCAGCAGGTGGTATCTGCCGGGGGAAGGCTCATTGGTACAGCTCGCGAACGAGGTGCGGGGCTAA